The proteins below come from a single Mucilaginibacter mali genomic window:
- a CDS encoding AraC family transcriptional regulator: MRPHFLKLQAQPQNSFSIRRDVLPYFKGVWHYHPELELHYVIKGEGIRLVGDKISNFSAGDLVLLGENLPHCWRCNEEYFSAYSKMNVEVVVLQFLPDCLGRYLLNLPEAYLLPKLFEKAKAGLSFTGNTRARVAEMMQQLVDLSGMDRLVTMVSILKELSESAECSEITLTKRKFYTSNEIDTNRFNNICNYTLTNFRREISLEEIAEVGNLSVTSFCRYFKLMTNQKYSDFLTQIRISHACRLLIDDKLSTDTICFESGFYNISNFYRHFKKVTELTPLVYKNKYMQGKPTGYDAFPAIRAAPPPAPLITQTR, translated from the coding sequence ATGAGGCCCCATTTTTTAAAACTCCAGGCGCAGCCGCAAAACTCGTTCAGCATCAGGCGGGATGTTTTGCCCTACTTTAAGGGGGTATGGCATTACCACCCCGAACTGGAGTTGCATTATGTAATTAAGGGCGAGGGTATACGGCTGGTGGGCGATAAGATCAGCAACTTCTCGGCCGGCGATCTGGTGCTGCTGGGCGAAAACCTGCCGCACTGCTGGCGTTGCAATGAGGAATACTTTTCAGCTTATTCTAAAATGAATGTGGAGGTAGTGGTGCTACAGTTCCTGCCCGATTGCCTGGGCCGCTACCTGCTTAACCTGCCCGAAGCTTATCTGCTTCCCAAACTGTTTGAAAAAGCCAAAGCCGGCTTAAGCTTTACCGGCAACACCAGGGCGCGGGTGGCCGAAATGATGCAGCAACTGGTTGATTTATCAGGTATGGACCGCCTGGTGACCATGGTGAGCATCTTAAAGGAATTGTCCGAATCGGCCGAGTGCAGCGAAATTACCCTTACCAAACGGAAGTTTTATACATCAAACGAGATCGATACCAACCGGTTCAATAATATCTGCAACTATACGCTTACCAACTTCAGGCGCGAGATAAGCCTGGAAGAGATTGCCGAAGTGGGTAACCTGAGCGTAACCTCGTTTTGCCGGTATTTTAAGTTAATGACCAATCAAAAGTATTCGGATTTTTTAACGCAGATCCGCATCAGCCATGCCTGCCGCCTGCTGATAGACGACAAGCTATCTACCGATACGATCTGCTTCGAATCGGGCTTTTATAACATATCTAACTTTTACCGGCACTTTAAAAAAGTAACCGAACTAACCCCGCTGGTTTACAAGAACAAGTATATGCAGGGCAAGCCAACAGGGTACGATGCCTTCCCGGCCATTCGGGCAGCGCCACCACCCGCGCCACTAATAACTCAAACACGATAA
- a CDS encoding SusC/RagA family TonB-linked outer membrane protein, with amino-acid sequence MNLFLPTRIFLRSFIRGGSLLVFLLLATQVFAKNGPTNREASATQKAPITVTGTVVDEKGATVPGATIKVKSTGKTTITDINGAFSIALASGDETLIVSFVGYKNQEVAVKNRTNIRVTLESAISDLDEVVVIGYGTAKKRDLTGAVSSVKGSDIASNPVSNPLEALQGRVAGLDVQRNSGAAGSAPTMLIRGNRTVYGADITKPNQGSEPLYIVDGIQGSPTSINPDDIETIDVLKDASSTAIYGSAGANGVIIITTKKAKAGKATIDVDSYYGINGFASYPKPLQGAAWLQYLQDKYFASNGKQSTDIVSDLNIPAYARGPIQNNQYVDWVNETLKRGAQQNHHLAIRGGSENIQGYFSLGYIGEKGIYKGDEVKSYNMRTGADVTFSKLFKAGIQNTINMRDGSTSSSVVNKAYGLYPIGTPYNADGSVNLFPIGDGVTVSPIANYEPGVYRNDTKNIYGAINPYIEFHPIKNLSVRSNMSYIFGYTRKGTFDNEKSYFNASQAQNIKEASYGTNLNYGYIWENIINYNLTLFKDHSLAFTGITSLNNSKTESSSISGQGLDYDAFIYYNLGASSLITNKSTGYTEQNKISYAGRFNYSYKGKYLLTVTDRFDGVSQLVKKWAQFPSVAVGWRVSDEDFMKSTKNWLSNLKLRGSYGIVGNSNIKPYSSLTQVASNSASTPITLGGTAALPIYVLTKNVANEDLTWEKSYATNLGLDMSFFNNRLEFTAEAYYTDTRGLLYDRPLPSASGGFDAKTAYVKTSNIGTSTNRGFELTASGQPIVAKGFRWTSTLTYTRAEEKLTSLDLGNSITPSQLISLNLFVGSPIYTAYGYKKIGIWQTSEATEAATYGAKPGDIKLQTVPIVNASGVSDNGVHTYSTTNDKMVVGHYNPNWQAGWQNTFNYKGFDINIYITARYGQVVNAQLLGYYNATAQPESYNYWTPNNPSNDFPQPYVGSTINTNFSSALSLVDGSYWKIKNLTLGYTIPSKLVSKVGISRIRFYGTAYNPFIFTRSNMLKSVDPENGGSDSFPLYKQLVFGMNLTF; translated from the coding sequence ATGAACCTATTTTTACCAACAAGGATCTTTTTAAGATCATTCATCAGGGGAGGCTCGCTCCTTGTCTTCCTGTTGTTAGCAACACAGGTATTTGCTAAAAACGGGCCAACTAATCGCGAGGCATCTGCTACGCAAAAAGCCCCCATTACGGTTACCGGTACCGTGGTCGATGAAAAAGGCGCTACAGTTCCCGGCGCAACCATCAAAGTTAAAAGCACCGGTAAAACTACCATTACCGATATTAACGGCGCCTTTTCTATCGCGCTTGCATCGGGCGATGAAACACTGATTGTAAGCTTTGTAGGCTACAAGAACCAGGAGGTGGCCGTAAAAAACCGCACCAATATCCGCGTTACCTTAGAAAGCGCCATATCCGACCTTGACGAGGTAGTGGTAATTGGTTACGGTACCGCCAAGAAACGCGACCTGACCGGCGCTGTATCATCTGTAAAGGGATCGGATATTGCATCAAACCCCGTTAGCAACCCGCTGGAAGCCTTACAAGGGCGCGTTGCAGGTTTGGATGTGCAAAGAAATAGCGGCGCGGCTGGTTCGGCCCCAACCATGTTAATACGTGGTAACCGTACGGTTTACGGCGCGGATATCACCAAACCCAACCAGGGTTCGGAACCGCTGTACATTGTTGACGGTATACAAGGCAGCCCAACTTCGATCAACCCGGATGACATCGAAACCATCGACGTTTTGAAGGACGCCTCGTCTACCGCTATTTACGGTTCGGCGGGTGCCAACGGTGTTATCATTATCACAACTAAAAAGGCCAAGGCTGGTAAAGCCACTATTGATGTGGACAGCTATTACGGCATCAACGGCTTCGCATCCTACCCCAAACCCTTACAGGGCGCTGCCTGGCTGCAATACCTGCAGGATAAATACTTTGCCAGCAACGGTAAACAATCAACCGATATTGTAAGCGATCTGAACATTCCTGCTTATGCAAGAGGGCCTATCCAAAACAACCAATATGTAGACTGGGTTAACGAAACCTTAAAGCGCGGCGCGCAGCAAAACCATCACCTTGCTATCCGCGGCGGGTCTGAAAACATTCAGGGGTACTTCTCGCTGGGTTATATTGGCGAAAAGGGTATCTATAAGGGGGATGAGGTGAAGAGCTATAATATGAGGACCGGCGCAGATGTAACCTTCAGCAAACTGTTTAAGGCCGGTATCCAAAATACCATTAACATGCGTGATGGTTCAACCAGCAGCAGTGTGGTAAATAAAGCTTATGGCCTTTACCCTATCGGTACACCTTATAATGCCGATGGCAGCGTTAACCTGTTCCCCATTGGAGATGGTGTAACCGTGAGCCCGATAGCCAATTACGAACCGGGGGTATACCGCAACGATACAAAAAACATATATGGCGCTATCAACCCTTATATCGAGTTCCACCCGATAAAAAACCTGAGCGTGCGTTCTAATATGAGTTATATATTCGGCTATACCCGTAAAGGTACTTTTGATAACGAAAAATCGTACTTCAATGCTTCGCAGGCACAAAATATTAAGGAGGCCAGCTACGGCACTAACCTAAACTACGGTTATATCTGGGAGAATATCATAAACTATAATTTAACCCTGTTTAAAGACCATTCTTTAGCGTTTACCGGTATCACATCGCTTAATAATTCAAAAACCGAGAGCTCAAGTATTTCCGGGCAGGGTTTAGATTATGACGCGTTTATTTATTACAATCTTGGCGCATCTTCGCTTATCACCAATAAATCAACCGGTTATACCGAACAGAACAAGATCTCGTATGCCGGCAGGTTTAATTACAGCTACAAAGGCAAATACCTTTTAACTGTTACCGATCGTTTTGACGGAGTATCGCAACTGGTTAAAAAATGGGCGCAATTCCCATCGGTTGCTGTAGGCTGGCGCGTTAGCGACGAGGATTTTATGAAGAGCACCAAAAACTGGCTGAGCAACCTGAAACTGCGTGGCAGCTACGGTATAGTAGGTAACTCGAATATTAAACCTTACAGCAGTTTAACCCAGGTTGCATCAAACTCTGCATCAACCCCGATAACCTTGGGTGGTACCGCCGCCTTACCTATCTATGTACTAACCAAAAACGTAGCAAACGAGGACCTGACCTGGGAAAAATCATATGCTACTAACTTAGGTTTAGATATGTCGTTCTTTAATAACCGCCTGGAATTTACTGCCGAGGCTTATTATACCGATACCCGCGGCTTATTGTACGATCGTCCGTTGCCAAGCGCTTCGGGTGGTTTTGATGCCAAGACGGCTTACGTAAAAACATCAAACATCGGTACATCTACTAACCGTGGTTTCGAGTTAACGGCATCGGGCCAGCCGATAGTTGCCAAAGGCTTCAGGTGGACATCGACCCTGACCTATACCCGCGCCGAGGAAAAACTAACCAGCCTTGATTTGGGTAACTCCATCACCCCATCTCAGCTCATCTCGTTAAACTTATTTGTGGGCAGTCCTATTTACACCGCATATGGTTATAAAAAGATTGGTATCTGGCAAACATCAGAAGCTACTGAAGCGGCTACTTATGGCGCTAAACCGGGGGATATCAAGTTACAAACCGTACCAATTGTAAATGCCTCGGGCGTGTCGGACAATGGCGTACACACCTACAGCACAACAAATGATAAAATGGTAGTTGGTCATTATAATCCTAACTGGCAGGCTGGCTGGCAAAACACCTTCAATTATAAAGGCTTTGATATTAATATTTATATCACCGCACGCTATGGCCAGGTAGTTAACGCGCAATTGCTGGGTTATTATAATGCTACCGCTCAACCCGAATCATACAATTACTGGACCCCAAACAACCCAAGTAACGATTTCCCGCAGCCTTATGTTGGCAGCACCATCAACACCAACTTTTCAAGCGCATTATCGTTGGTTGATGGCTCTTACTGGAAGATCAAAAACCTGACTTTGGGTTATACCATTCCATCTAAACTGGTATCAAAAGTGGGTATATCGCGGATACGCTTTTATGGCACGGCCTACAACCCATTCATATTTACCAGGAGCAATATGCTGAAAAGTGTAGATCCTGAGAATGGCGGATCAGATTCGTTCCCGCTGTATAAGCAACTGGTATTTGGTATGAACTTAACTTTCTAA
- a CDS encoding RagB/SusD family nutrient uptake outer membrane protein, translating into MKRHYKKALIVLVTICGFNLLSCKKTLEEYNPGTVTLDLAFNNKTGYEGLINSCYNDMYFFYGKVDWIGPSEMGTDLWQNTGSGDAGLCTYDATLTPAYGTLKTCWGGWYSCINLCNTAIMYAPTVKGYASQAEVNAKVAEAYFMRAWANFNLVEQFGGVVLRTESTAVGGVDLVPVRSTETQFYDQIISDLQFACTNLPITQTLRGRIQRKAAYAMLAKVYLQRTRIGDKAKYAKLALDAAEELINNPTKYNCALYQSDATKSGFAKLFDNANNKNNTEFLWVQAIDVTGLNPDFFNRGRTHQYYLPDLAGKGVDWGQNGTSLLYGRANARQYKPSGYLLTKLFDPRENTPDTRFANSFFYKFYSASNKTITAAIATTYQKDASIVGKVISTTAAFYSGPNYYNAAGATFEEEINMNADQGLSVFTPNWNIPSATKKSMPCLVADPSDVFDATGINYKVAAAGEVNYKDIFPALKKFSGKLYSQSNQDWLGDFGILRLGETYLIAAEAALLYNNDQAKAAQYVNVIRARAAITSRQAEMTVLPSDMTVNFILAERGRELCGEHTRWIDLKRTGNLTTAYLQATNPVAATNFNPTKHIVRPIPQSFLDAITNAKEFGTNGY; encoded by the coding sequence ATGAAAAGACATTATAAAAAAGCCCTGATAGTTTTAGTAACCATCTGCGGTTTTAACTTGCTATCGTGCAAGAAGACTTTGGAAGAATATAACCCCGGCACTGTAACCTTAGACCTGGCCTTCAACAATAAAACAGGCTACGAAGGGCTGATCAACTCATGCTATAACGATATGTATTTCTTTTATGGCAAGGTGGATTGGATTGGCCCCTCGGAAATGGGTACCGACCTTTGGCAGAACACCGGTTCGGGCGATGCGGGATTATGTACTTACGATGCTACCCTTACCCCTGCTTACGGCACCCTTAAAACCTGCTGGGGTGGTTGGTATTCGTGCATTAACCTTTGTAATACGGCCATTATGTATGCGCCTACCGTAAAAGGCTATGCCAGCCAGGCCGAAGTTAACGCTAAGGTGGCTGAAGCATATTTTATGCGCGCCTGGGCCAATTTTAATTTGGTTGAGCAGTTTGGCGGCGTTGTTTTACGCACCGAATCTACCGCGGTGGGTGGTGTAGACCTTGTACCTGTACGCAGTACAGAAACGCAGTTTTACGACCAGATCATATCCGACCTGCAGTTTGCATGTACAAATTTGCCTATCACCCAAACCTTACGCGGCCGTATACAACGTAAGGCAGCTTACGCTATGCTGGCAAAAGTGTACCTGCAACGCACCCGCATAGGCGATAAGGCAAAATACGCCAAACTGGCCCTTGATGCCGCCGAAGAATTGATAAACAACCCGACAAAATACAATTGCGCCCTTTACCAAAGCGATGCGACCAAATCGGGCTTTGCCAAACTTTTTGACAATGCCAACAATAAAAACAACACCGAATTTTTATGGGTGCAGGCAATTGACGTAACTGGTTTGAACCCTGATTTCTTTAACCGTGGCCGTACGCACCAGTATTATTTACCAGATTTGGCCGGTAAAGGTGTAGATTGGGGGCAAAACGGTACCAGCCTTTTATACGGCCGCGCCAATGCCCGCCAGTACAAACCAAGCGGTTACCTGCTTACCAAACTGTTCGATCCGCGCGAGAATACGCCTGATACCCGTTTTGCAAATTCGTTCTTCTACAAGTTTTATTCGGCTTCCAATAAAACCATCACCGCGGCCATTGCCACAACCTATCAGAAAGATGCTTCTATTGTAGGTAAAGTAATATCAACCACAGCCGCGTTCTATAGCGGGCCAAACTATTATAACGCGGCCGGCGCTACCTTTGAAGAGGAAATAAATATGAACGCCGATCAGGGCCTGTCGGTATTTACGCCAAACTGGAACATCCCATCGGCTACTAAAAAGAGCATGCCTTGCTTAGTTGCCGACCCAAGCGATGTTTTCGATGCGACGGGTATCAACTATAAAGTTGCGGCTGCCGGCGAGGTTAACTACAAGGATATCTTCCCCGCATTGAAGAAATTCTCGGGCAAGTTGTATTCGCAAAGCAACCAGGACTGGCTGGGCGATTTCGGCATCCTGCGCTTAGGCGAAACCTACCTGATAGCCGCCGAAGCAGCATTACTGTATAATAACGACCAGGCCAAAGCCGCGCAATATGTTAACGTGATCCGCGCAAGGGCAGCTATAACCAGCCGCCAGGCCGAAATGACCGTTCTGCCATCGGATATGACCGTTAATTTTATATTGGCTGAAAGGGGCCGCGAGCTTTGCGGCGAACACACCCGCTGGATCGATCTGAAACGTACCGGTAACTTAACCACGGCTTATTTACAGGCTACCAATCCTGTAGCGGCTACAAACTTTAACCCTACCAAGCATATTGTTAGGCCTATCCCGCAATCGTTCCTTGATGCGATAACCAATGCCAAGGAATTTGGAACAAACGGGTATTAA
- a CDS encoding IS1182 family transposase, whose amino-acid sequence MGGKVVFKEYDPDQLTFLPYKLEELVPQGHPVRIVSKVVDQVDVKPINRKYKGGGASSFHPRLMLKLLIYGYLTNTYSSRKLEDQAAQNVHFMWLLGMKKPDHNTINRFRSEKLSGVLKEIFSQIVLLLQQEGIVSLKEAVFTDGTKIESVANKYTFVWGKSIKNSKEKMKAQLDELWSYAQTIAAEELKDTAPLEYSEINPEKVKETISKINAALDDKEDVDKKVRQKLNYAKKHWPENLARYDEQEKLLGGRNSFSKTDPGATFMRMKEDPMLNGQLKPGYNLQISTQEQFILNYSLHQTTTDYQTLPSHIEQYETLYHALPKAVVADAGYGSDENYGVLQQKGIEAYIKYNTFDQEQNKGIKAFGNDSLHYNEQEDYLVCPMGQHMQHIGTGQRVTTSGYVQLISRYQAQNCENCPMRGVCHQAAGNRVVEINHSLRIHKQIAKERLNTEQGIKYRKRRPADVEPVFANLKHNHGFRRFLLKGMSKTEVEIGLLSIAHNLRKWKA is encoded by the coding sequence ATGGGAGGAAAAGTAGTCTTTAAGGAATATGATCCTGACCAGTTAACCTTTTTACCGTATAAACTGGAGGAACTGGTACCGCAGGGTCATCCGGTACGTATTGTATCGAAGGTGGTCGATCAGGTAGATGTTAAACCGATTAACCGCAAGTATAAAGGCGGCGGGGCATCCAGCTTTCATCCGCGGCTGATGCTCAAGCTGCTGATCTACGGTTATCTGACCAACACGTATTCTTCACGGAAGTTGGAAGACCAGGCCGCGCAGAATGTACATTTCATGTGGCTTTTAGGCATGAAAAAGCCTGATCACAATACCATCAACCGTTTCCGGAGCGAGAAGCTGTCGGGTGTTTTAAAGGAGATCTTCTCACAGATCGTATTGTTATTACAGCAGGAAGGTATCGTCTCGCTGAAAGAAGCTGTTTTTACCGATGGTACCAAGATCGAATCGGTAGCGAACAAGTACACTTTTGTATGGGGCAAAAGCATTAAGAACAGCAAGGAGAAGATGAAAGCCCAATTGGATGAACTGTGGAGTTATGCGCAAACCATCGCTGCCGAAGAACTTAAAGACACCGCACCGCTGGAATACAGCGAGATCAACCCGGAAAAAGTAAAAGAAACGATCTCAAAGATCAACGCCGCCCTGGACGATAAGGAAGATGTCGATAAGAAAGTAAGGCAGAAGCTGAACTATGCCAAAAAGCACTGGCCGGAGAACCTGGCCCGGTATGACGAGCAGGAAAAGCTGTTAGGCGGTCGCAACAGCTTTTCGAAGACCGACCCGGGTGCCACCTTCATGCGGATGAAAGAAGACCCTATGCTGAACGGGCAGCTTAAACCCGGATACAATCTGCAGATCTCCACCCAGGAGCAGTTCATCTTGAACTATAGCCTGCACCAAACCACAACCGATTACCAGACCCTTCCATCACACATCGAACAATACGAAACTTTATATCATGCACTTCCAAAAGCGGTAGTGGCCGATGCGGGCTACGGTTCGGACGAGAACTATGGCGTATTACAGCAAAAAGGCATTGAAGCTTATATCAAATACAACACGTTCGACCAGGAACAAAATAAAGGCATCAAAGCATTCGGTAATGACAGTTTGCACTATAATGAACAGGAAGATTACCTGGTATGTCCGATGGGACAACACATGCAGCATATCGGCACCGGGCAGCGGGTCACCACATCCGGCTATGTGCAACTGATCAGCCGCTATCAGGCGCAGAATTGTGAAAACTGCCCCATGCGGGGCGTTTGTCACCAAGCAGCCGGTAACCGCGTGGTGGAGATCAACCACAGCCTTAGAATACACAAGCAGATAGCGAAAGAAAGATTGAATACCGAACAGGGCATCAAATACCGAAAGCGACGGCCCGCAGATGTCGAACCGGTGTTCGCCAACCTGAAGCATAATCACGGCTTCAGGCGATTCCTGCTGAAGGGAATGTCCAAAACCGAGGTCGAAATAGGGTTATTATCCATCGCACATAACCTCAGAAAGTGGAAAGCCTGA
- a CDS encoding glycoside hydrolase family 53 protein, whose product MNINKRFITQCSLALTAGILIIGLLSAAGPSPVNNKPVQFDKIMGADISFLPSLEDAGRKFYDNGVEKDAFRLLKDHGFNYVRLRIFNNPRADSGYSKKGYCDLQNTLAMAKRIKAAGMGFLLDFHYSDTWADPGKQFKPAAWKKSNFQQLQDSIRAFTKTVVAALKKQGTPPDMVQVGNEINHGMLWPDGRNKNMDTLSAFIKAGIAGVKDADKIPRIMLHIACGGQNAESRVFIDGVLKRGVKFDIIGESYYPEWHGTPDSLRNNLTDLTNRYKQDVIVVEYSQKKQDVNDIAFSLPGNKLKGTFIWEPLSWGETIVDKAGKSNDYLNTYSDLSKKYNIAQ is encoded by the coding sequence ATGAATATCAACAAGCGTTTTATTACTCAATGCAGCCTGGCGTTAACTGCCGGTATCTTAATTATCGGTCTGTTGAGTGCCGCCGGGCCATCGCCGGTAAACAATAAGCCGGTACAGTTTGATAAAATTATGGGTGCCGATATTTCCTTTCTGCCATCGCTTGAGGACGCGGGACGGAAGTTTTATGACAACGGCGTTGAAAAGGACGCGTTCCGCTTGCTGAAGGATCATGGCTTTAACTACGTGCGTCTGCGCATCTTCAATAATCCCCGTGCGGATAGTGGTTACTCAAAAAAAGGATATTGCGATCTGCAAAATACGCTGGCTATGGCAAAGCGCATCAAGGCCGCGGGTATGGGTTTCCTGTTAGATTTTCATTACAGTGATACCTGGGCCGACCCGGGCAAGCAGTTTAAACCAGCGGCCTGGAAAAAATCAAACTTTCAGCAATTGCAGGATTCTATTCGCGCGTTCACAAAAACGGTGGTTGCCGCTTTGAAAAAGCAGGGGACCCCGCCCGATATGGTGCAGGTGGGTAATGAAATTAACCACGGGATGCTATGGCCCGATGGGCGAAATAAAAACATGGATACACTGTCCGCATTTATTAAAGCTGGTATTGCCGGGGTAAAGGATGCCGATAAAATTCCGCGCATTATGCTGCATATTGCCTGCGGTGGTCAAAATGCCGAATCGAGGGTGTTTATTGATGGCGTATTGAAGCGCGGTGTGAAGTTCGATATCATCGGTGAATCTTACTATCCCGAATGGCATGGAACGCCCGATAGCTTGCGTAATAATCTTACCGATCTTACCAACCGCTACAAGCAGGATGTTATCGTAGTTGAATATTCGCAAAAGAAGCAGGACGTAAACGATATCGCGTTTAGTTTGCCGGGTAACAAGTTGAAAGGCACATTTATTTGGGAACCTTTAAGCTGGGGCGAAACGATTGTTGATAAAGCCGGTAAATCGAACGATTATTTAAATACCTATTCAGATCTCAGCAAGAAGTATAATATCGCGCAATAA
- a CDS encoding glycoside hydrolase family 53 protein, producing MKKRAIFVWILLCCIACKKGGSGQQNTDNGNTPPITNPTTAFFAKGADVSWLSQMEASGYKFYNAGGMQQDCMQLLKDKGMNAIRLRVWVNPADGWCNMADVVTKAKRATALGMKIMIDLHYSDSWADPGKQTKPAAWSSQNFATLQTTVHDYTQSVMNTLKTNGITPDWVQVGNETNDGMLWDDGRASINMANFAKLINAGYQGVKDVSNTTQVIVHISNGYDNSLFRWLFDGLKNNGAKWDIIGMSLYPTASNWQNYNTQCLANMNDMIARYGKPVMICETGFAANDATTAKAFLSDLIGKIKSISNSNGLGVFYWEPEAYNWMGYGLGAFDNNGKPTIALDAFAN from the coding sequence ATGAAAAAGCGGGCCATTTTTGTTTGGATATTGCTGTGCTGCATTGCCTGTAAAAAGGGTGGTTCGGGCCAACAGAATACGGATAATGGCAACACACCGCCTATAACTAATCCCACTACTGCCTTTTTTGCCAAAGGGGCCGATGTAAGCTGGCTAAGCCAAATGGAAGCATCGGGCTATAAGTTTTATAACGCCGGCGGCATGCAGCAGGATTGTATGCAATTATTAAAGGATAAAGGTATGAACGCCATCCGGCTGCGGGTATGGGTTAACCCTGCTGATGGCTGGTGCAATATGGCCGATGTGGTTACCAAAGCTAAAAGAGCAACGGCGTTGGGGATGAAAATTATGATTGACCTGCATTACAGCGATAGCTGGGCCGACCCGGGAAAGCAAACCAAACCAGCGGCCTGGTCAAGCCAAAACTTTGCCACACTGCAAACCACCGTGCACGATTATACCCAAAGCGTAATGAATACCCTAAAGACTAACGGTATTACACCCGATTGGGTGCAGGTGGGGAACGAAACCAACGATGGGATGCTGTGGGATGATGGGCGCGCTTCAATCAATATGGCTAATTTTGCCAAGCTGATCAACGCCGGGTATCAGGGCGTAAAAGATGTGAGCAACACCACGCAGGTTATTGTGCATATATCAAACGGGTACGATAATAGCCTGTTCCGCTGGCTGTTTGATGGCCTGAAGAATAACGGTGCTAAATGGGATATTATCGGCATGTCTCTGTATCCTACAGCAAGTAACTGGCAAAACTATAATACGCAATGCCTGGCCAATATGAACGATATGATAGCGCGCTATGGCAAGCCTGTTATGATTTGCGAAACAGGTTTTGCAGCCAACGATGCCACTACAGCCAAAGCTTTTTTAAGCGACCTGATCGGCAAAATAAAGTCCATTAGTAACAGTAATGGGTTGGGCGTATTTTATTGGGAACCGGAGGCTTACAATTGGATGGGTTACGGACTTGGCGCCTTCGATAATAATGGTAAGCCGACCATTGCACTGGATGCATTTGCAAACTGA